The uncultured Desulfovibrio sp. region GCAGGAGGGCTAAAAAATATTTTTTCTAAAGGAGGGCGGGCGGCGATATTTTTGCTGTCAGGGCCAGAAGGGCACATCTGCGCATGCCACGTATCAGATTAATATTGCAGATTAAAAAATTTCAAGGCAGGGTGTCGCAAGTAGATAAAATGTAATGAAAGGGTATTTTCTGTCGACTGGTATCTTATGTTGACAGGAATACCAATTATGGCATGATTCAACCACCTCAACTGTTTTTTCGTGCAATTCCCCGGCTTCCGTCGGGGTTTTGCATTTGTTTGAGTTGCCTGCCAAAGGAGTTCCCTCAACTGGTTGTGCACCGGGCGAGAGCAGCAAAAGTTAGGCCGCACAAATGAAAACCGCGCATACCGCCCTGATAAAGGATGGCTGCGCGGTTTTTCTGCATTTCAGCTCCGAAGCGCGGTGAACAGAGATTGCCCCCCACGCTACGGCGCAGCAGCTAAATGTCAGCTCTTGCGGATGCGCACCTTGTACTTGCGCAGAAAGTCGGCAGGCAGGTAGGTCATTTTGGCCTGGCGCAGACCTTCTTCGTCCAGATCCTGCGCCCGGTTGATGTAGGTAAATCCTGCGCCAGCGTTGCGCGAGAACAGGCAGTTGATGGTCTGGTACACGCCCTTGAAGCCATTCAGGCCTTTTTCGTAATGCACGCCAAGGTTTGCGCCGTCCAGGTTTTCGCCAACGCTGAAAGCCACCATCTTGCCGTCCACATAGAGCGAACCGCCCACGAGCCCGGTAAAACAGTTCCAGTGGCTGAGCACACGGTTGATGGCCTCGTTCTCGGCCCTGAGCGAAGGCGATTCCTCGCATTCGTGCCACTGGCACCAGTCGTCCTGCACTGCCAGCACGTCTTCAACCATGGCGTCATCCAGCGTGTGGTAGTCCGGCTGGCCGTAAGTCTTCACATAGCTGTTGAGATGATTTTTCTTTTTATGGAAGCGGTTGCCCGGCAGTTCCGCCAGTTCTTCCTGTTTGTACAGGTATTCCCACTGGCCGCGGTCTTCTTCTGCATCCACAAGGCCGGGCAGTTCGCGCTGCCAGATTTCCAGCAGTTTTTCCGGCACGCGGGTGATGTTGTGGGCTTCGGGGTTGAAGCCGCAGGGCAGCAGATCCTTCCACGAAACCGTGTTCCAGTCGCCCACAGGGGCCCAGCACACGGCATAGGGCCGGGTTTGGCGGATCCAGCAAAGGTTGTCCTCAAAGCACCATTCAAGCCCGTAGTAATCCTGCCAGCCCCACAGGTTTGCCAGGGTATAGTCCAGTGAACGCTGAGGGGTGCGGCCCCACAGTTCGTAATACTGCTGGCGTCCGTCCAGACTGACAGGGGTAAAGGTCTTGCTCACAATCGTCTCCTCGCGTCTCAATGCGCAGATGCATAAACAGTGCGCGGGCGCATGCCGAGGTGCCGCAATTGCGGCCTCCGGGGCGGTATTTACGGGGTTTGCGGCTGACGGCAGCGGCTCATGGCAAAGCGCGTCCAGTCGCTGAAGAGCACCACATAAAGCATGATGCTGGTTTGCAGAATCTGGGATACGAGCATGGCCACAAATACGCCCGAGGCGGTGCCCCAGAGCATGTGACCAAGCAGCCAGCCCAAGGGCAAGCGCACCAGCCAGAAACTGCCGCCAAAAATCATGAGGTTGTACTTGGTGGCACCGGCTCCCGTCATCACGCCGCCCATGACAGTGCTTGCGATGGAAAAGGGTGTGGAGAGCAGGTTGTAGGTAAGGTAGCTTACAATCTGGGCTTGCGTGCCCGGCTCCTGCGAGAGCAGGTGGGCAACCTCCTGCCGGAAGGGCCAGAGCAGGGCGGCCATAAAGCTCATGGCCACAGCCGCAAGCGTCACCATATTGAGGGCCACGCGCCGGGCCTCGGCGGATTTGCCCGCACCAAGGCTGTTGCCCACCAGCACGGCCACGCTCATGTTGAAGGCCATGCCCGGCAGAAACAGCAGGGCCTCCACCCGCAGACCGGCATTGAGACCGGCCAGCGCGTTGACGCTGTCGGAGGGCAGTGACGCCACCAGAACAAACAGCATCATGTAGCCGGACTGCCATACGATCTGCGCCGCGCCTGCGGGCAGGGCCACCTTGAGCAGGTAGGGCAGGCCAGCGCGGAGCCAGCGCAGGGAGGGCAGGGATTTGCGGTTCAGATAGCCGGAATGCGCCAGCAGCACGCAGTTGCATACAGCGCCAAGATACTGCGCGCCCACGTTGGCCCATATCAGGCCCATATAACCCATGTTTGGCAGGCCAAACCAGCCAAGCCCAAGGCCAAGGCAGGCCAGCAGGTTGCACAGGCACACGCCGGAAGCAACCCATAGGGGCGGCAAAACCTGGCGCGTGGCGCGGAACATGACCCCGGTTGACGCGTACAGATACTGCGCGGGCAGACCAAGCATGCTGGCGGCCCACATTTCGCGGGCTTGCGGCATGATGCTGTCAGGCACCATGAGCATGCGCAGTATGCCATCGCTGAAAAGGGCGGCACCCAGGGCCACAAGAAGACCAAGCCCCATGCAGCCGATAACAGTTGTGCCAATATAGCGTTGGGCGCGCATGACTTTAAGCGCGCCCAACGACTGGCTGACAGCCGCCGTAGCGCCGCTTGAAACAGCCATGGCGACCACCATCAGCAGGATGCTGCACTGGTTCACCATGCCCAGCGCCGCCTGAACATCCGCGCTGATCTGTCCGGCAACCCACACAGCCACAAAGCCCATGAAGAACATAAGGTACATCATGAGCATCTGGGGCCAGGTCAACCGCCAGACCGCGCGGGGGGAAGTGCTCAGGTCGGGCGCGGGCCGGGCCTGCTGCGCGGATGCGCCGCGTAATTGTGTCACATTAATCCATCAGGCAGCGCGCAAGATCCTCAAGGGTTTCGCGGCGGCGGATAAGTTTGGCAGTGCCGTCGCTTTGAATGAGAACTTCAGCAGGGCGACGACGCTGGTTGTAGTTGGAACCCATAGTAAATCCATAAGCTCCGGCGTCAAGTACCCCAAGCACATCTCCCTCGCACATAACGGGCAGTTCGCGTTCCTTGGCAAGGATATCGCCGCTTTCACAAATATTGCCCACAATGGTCTGCACCATGTTTTTGCGGGTCTGGGGGTCGGCCCCGTAAATTTCCACATCGTGGAAGGAATCGTACATGGCGGGGCGCACAAGCACGTTGAAGCCCAGGTTGGTGCCCACGTAGCGCTTGTCACCATTGTTTTTGACGGCAAACACGGTGCCCAGCAGAACGCAGCATTCGGCGGCCACATAGCGGCCCGGTTCCACAAGAAAACGGCCCTTGTAGCCGGATTTTTCAGACCAGCCCGCAATGAGGGCGTGCAGGCGGCTGCCAAGGTCGGTCATGCTCAGGCGGGCCTGACCTTCGTACTTGTGGTAGGGAATGCCAAAGCCGCCGCCAAAGTCGATGACTTCGAGTTTTGCCAGCATGCTGGAGGGCAGGCGGTCGGCAAGGTGCAGCAGCACCTCGGCGGCATCAAGGTAGCCGTCGGGTTCCATAAAGAGCGAGCCGATGTGCTGGTTGATGCCAGCCAGCGTGAGGTCGTGCTTTTCAAGCAGGGCAAAAACTTCGTCCAGCTTGTCGGGGGTGACGCCGAACTTGGTGTCCTTGCCCGCGGTGATGACCTTGGCATGGTGGCCCGCGCCAATGCCGGGGTTAAACCGCACCATGACCTTGCCACCCTTGTTGATGCGGCCAAGGGTATCAAGCTGCGAAAGAGAATCCACACTGATAAGCAGCCCGCGCGAAACGGCGTTTTTCAGCTCGGCTTCGGAGTTGTTGTTGGAAATATACAGAATTTCGGCAGGCGTAAAACCGGCCAGCTCGTCCATGTACAGTTCGCCGGGGCTCATGGCGTCTACCACCAGCCCTTCCTCGCGCACTATGCGCAGCAGGGCGGGGGTTGCATTGGCCTTAACAGAATAGTTCACACCGAAACCGGGGTGTTTGGAAAGCCCCATAAGGTCGCGGCAACGCTGCCGCAGCACGTTCTCATTGTATACATAGAGAGGGGTGCCGAAGGTTTCAGCCAGCTCGCGGGGGGTGTGGCGGCCATAAAAATTGCATTCGTCGGTGCACGTGGAGCGAATATCGGACATAAAAATACCTCTGAGATACCTCTGAAAGATTGCGTGTGCCGCCCGAACAAGAGCGGGATTTTCCCGTTGAGAGCAATTGCTGATTATTAGTGTCGTATGGCACTCTGTCAAGCCTGCAAGCTGCTGTAGTGGCGGTGTGGCAGCAGTGTCGCGCCAGGGCGGAATGCAACTACGGCAGTTGCATTTTTACCGTAATGACGCGCAAAAGATCAAAGTCCGCAAACCCGCGCTGGCAGGGGGATTGGAGGCATTTGTAACAACGTTACAGATTGACAGAAGCCCCCCGGCGTGTTTTGCTTGCACTTTATTATCGGGCGTTATTCTTTTCGCGGGCGGGTTTCTGCCCTGGCAGCTTCTGCCGACGATGCGGCACACTGCCGCAGACCGCCCACATACACTGCAATGGAGTAGTTATGCCTATTAAAAAAGGCGATACGGTGCGCGCGCATTACACGGGTACCCTTGACGATGGCACTGTGTTCGACTCTTCGCGTGAGCGCGAACCCCTGGAATTCGTGATGGGCAAGGGTATGCTGATCCCGGGTTTTGAATCCGCCGTTGACGGTCGCGAAGCGGGCGAAACCGTTACCGTGACCGTTGCGCCTGATGATGCCTACGGCGAGGCTGATCCCGAACTGGTGTTCACCGTTCCCCGCGCCCAGGTGCCCGACCACATTCCCCTGAACGTGGGCGTGCCCTTGCAGCTCTCCAACGAGCAGGGCCAGATGGACGTGACCATCACCGAAGTTGGCTCGGACGAGATCACCCTTGACGCCAACCACCCCCTCGCTGGCAAGACGCTGACGTTTGAAATCGAAATCGTGAGCGTGAACTAAAGCGGTTTCTGGTTCGCGTTCCGGTTTTGCCGCTGCCTTTGCCTATTGGCCGTGTTGATTGATTCTGCATGGCTGGCTTTGTGTGGTGGCGGGCAGCTCCAGGGCGCGTTCCGGTAGAGTATACTGTTCCGGGCCTGGCCCTCACGGTCAGGCCCGGAGATCATGGCTTTGGTGCGGGCGTCTGCACGGCGTCCGCAAGGTCTCTGCAACAGCCCCCCTTGTCCGCGTGCGCCAGGGCAGCACGGGCGCGGGCGTTTTGTGATTTGCATGCAGCGGCATAAATCCAACCGCCATAAGCGGGAATATCGGCACCCCCAACACTGCGCCAGCCCTGAGCGCGAGGTTCGTCCATGAGCAGCAAATCCGCCAGACAAAGCGCCATTGAGGCCATCACTACTTACAAACCCGAAGCGGCCCCCCTGAATTTTGTGGACACCAAACCCACCGATATTTTCGGGTGCAACGTATTCAATGACCGCATCATGCGTGAACGCCTGCCCAAGAGCGTGTACAAGGCGCTGCGTAAAACCATTGAATTCGGCGAACGCATGGACCCCGCCATCGCCGATACCGTTGCCGCAGTCATGAAAGACTGGGCCATTGAAAAGGGTGCCACCCACTTTACCCACATTTTTTATCCCCTCACCGGGCAGACTGCCGAAAAGCACGACAGCTTCCTGATGCCCGACGGATCTGGCGGCGTGATCGCCGAATTTTCCGGCTCCATGCTTATTCGCGGCGAACCTGACGCTTCGTCCTTCCCCTCCGGCGGCCTGCGCTCCACCTTTGAGGCGCGCGGCTATACCGCATGGGATGTGACCAGCCCCGCCTACATCATGGAGAACCCCAACGGCACCTTCCTGTGCATCCCCACCATGTTCCTTTCGTGGACGGGTGTTGCCCTGGACAAAAAAACGCCCATGCTGCGTTCCGGCCAGGCTCTGAACCGCGAGGCGCACCGCGTGCTGGCGCTCTTTGGCGAAGATACGCCGCTGCCCATTGTTTCCTACGCCGGGCTTGAGCAGGAATATTTCTGCATTGACCACAACTTCAATTTTGCCCGCCCCGACCTCCAGATCGCCGGGCGTTCCCTGTTTGGCGCGCGCCCGGCCAAGGGGCAGGAATTCAGCGACCAGTATTTTGGCGTTATCCCGCAGCGTGTGCTTTCGTACATGATGGAAGTGGAGCGCGAACTGTACAAGCTGGGCGTGCCCGTGCGCACCCGCCACAACGAAGTGGCCCCCAGCCAGTACGAAATCGCGCCTCTCTTTGAGGTGAGCAACCTCGCGGTTGACCACAACCACATCATCATGGCCAAGCTGCGCAACGTGGCAAAGCGCTACGGCCTCAAGTGCCTGCTGCACGAAAAACCCTTTGCGGGTGTGAACGGCTCGGGCAAGCATCTGAACTATTCCATCGGCAATGCGGAGCTGGGCACCCTGTTTGATCCCGGCGAAACCCCGCATGCCAACGCCAAGTTCCTGGTGTTCTGCGCCGCCATGATCCGTGCCGTGCACAAGTTTGGCGGTCTGCTGCGCGCAACCGTCGCCAGCGCCAGCAACGACCACCGTCTGGGCGCCAACGAGGCCCCGCCGGCCATCATGTCCATCTTCCTTGGCGATCAGCTGACGGAAGTGTTTGAAGCCTTCCGCGCCGGACGCGTTGAAAACGCCGCCGGTGGCCGCACGGGCCGCGCCCTCAATCTGGGCGTGGATACGCTGCCGCCGCTGCCCGCCGATCCCGGCGACCGCAACCGCACAAGCCCCGTGGCCTTTACCGGCAACAGGTTCGAGTTCCGCGCGCTTGGCTCCAGCCAGTCTGCGGCGGGTTCCATCACCGCTCTCAACACCATGATGGCCGATTCGCTGGGCTTTGCAGCCGACTGGCTTGAAAAGGAACTGGCCCAGGGCAAGACCTTCAATCAGGCCCTGGAATCCTTTATCAGCCATGTCATCGACGAGCACAGCGCCGTTATCTTCAACGGCGACGGCTATTCCGAAGTATGGCACAAGGAAGCCGAGCGCCGTGGCCTGCCCAACCTGCGCACCACCCCCGAGGCTCTGGCCGAACTGACCAAGCCCGAAGTGGTCAGCCTTTATGAAAAGGCAGGCGTGCTCAACAAGGCCGAACTCAAGGCGCGGCAGGAAATCTACCTTGAGCAGTACTGCAAGACCGTGCGCACCGAGGCCAATCTGGTTATCCGCATGGCCCACACCATCATTTACCCTGCGGGCATGCGCTATCAGGGTGAACTGGCCGCTGCCGCGGCCAACATGCGCGCCATCGGCAAGGATCCCAAAACTGTGACCCTGGCCGAAATCACTTCAAATCTGCGCCTCATGCAGGATGCCTGCGGCCAGCTTGAAGAAGTGCTGGCCAAGGCGGACAGCCTGGGCTACGGCTTTGAGGCCGCCCTGAGCTATCGCGAATATGTGCTGCCCCGCATGCTTGAAGTGCGCCGCTACGCGGACATGCTTGAAGTGCGCGTGGCTGACGACCTGTGGGCGCTGCCCAATTATCAGGAAATTCTGTTCGGCAAGTAGGCCGAGGAAGCAGGGAGGGCAAAGCCGCTCCGGGCGTGCCCTCCCGCTTGCCATAGCTGAGGCTGTAACGGAAATTTACTGAAAAACCGTCCTGCGTTGTTGACAGCCTGCGGCTGGATGCGTAGTGTGACTTGAAACATAAGGAACTAGGCATTTATATGAACGTTTTCTCCAACACCATTTCTAACAGCTTCAAAGGCTGGTGGTGGCGCATCCAACTGCGTGGGGGAGACGTGCGGGCTTAATAGTTCCGGTACGTTGGCATTGTCGTAAGTAGGCGCCGTCTCCCCAAGGGAGACGGCGTTTTTTGTTTTTCAGGCACAAAAACCCAAAGGATGCGCCAGATGAAAGATAACGGTGATGCGCAGCATATGCTGACGCTGCAACAAACCGCCCGCTGGTTGCCAGCGGATATGGACACGCCCATCAGCCTGTTCATGGGCATGGTCGGCGCCGGTAACGGCATCTTGCTTGAAAGCGCCGAGGTGGACGGTCGCTGGGGCCGGTACAGCATCCTGGCCTGCGATGCGGCTTTGTTCATCTCCTGCCGTGATGGCAAGCTTGCGCTGGACATCCGCAACGGCAGCTTAACACCCCTGGCGCGCTTTGAGGGCAAACCCTTTGTGGACGGCCTGCGGGCGCTCATGGCTGCGCTGACCATAGATGGCCCGGTCAACATCACAAATCTGCCGCCCATTACCCGCGCTCTTTACGGGTATCTTGGCTTTGGCATGGCGGGTCTGTTCAATCCCAAACTGGCCCCGGTCATGCCGCAGAGCGAGGCCGACTGCCTGCTCATGCTGCCGTCGACCGTGCTTGTGTTCGACCATCTGTACAACCGGCTCTGTCAGGTGAGCCTGGGCGAACACCGTGCGCTGCAAAGCTCGCGTGAATCACTTGAAGCCCGCGCCACGGGGCAGGCCGGGGCCGTGCGCATCAATCCCGATAATGTCTGCGCCGAACCCGGCGAGGAAGGCTACAAGGATTACGTGCGCCGCATCAAGGAAATGCTGCGTCAGGGCGAGGCCATTCAGGTTGTGCCTTCCGTGCGGTTTTCCACGCCCTTTGAGGGCAATCCCTTTGAACTGTACCGCCGCATGCGCCGGTTCAACGCTTCCCCCTATATGTTCTACATGCGCTTTCCCGAGCTGACGCTTTTCGGTTCTTCGCCTGAGGTCATGGTGCGTTGCACGGCGGGGCATTTGCAGCTTTCGCCCATTGCAGGCACGCGCAAACGCGGCGCGGACGACCTTGAAGACGCCGCCCTTGCCGCCGAACTGCGGGACGACCCCAAGGAACGCGCCGAGCATGTCATGCTGGTCGACCTTGGCCGCAACGATCTTGGCCGCGTGGCCCAGCCCGGCTCGGTGAATCTGGAACGCTACATGGAAGTTGAGCGCTACTCCCACGTCATGCACCTCACCAGTCGGGTCAGCGCCCGGCTTGAGGAAGGCCTGGACGCCCTGGACGTGCTGGCGGCCACCTTCCCGGCGGGGACGGTTTCGGGCGCGCCCAAGGTGCGGGCCATGGAAATCATCCGCGAGGTGGAAGGCCGCGCGCGTGGCCCTTACGCTGGCTGCATCGGTTGGCTTGGTCTGGACAAGGACAGCGTGAACCTTGACACAGGCATCACCATCCGCAGCATGTGGATGCGTGACGGCAAGCTCTTCTGGCAGGCGGGCGGAGGCATCGTGCATGACTCCGATCCCGATCTGGAATGGAAGGAAGTGTGCAACAAATCAGCCATCATGCGCCTGGCCCTGCGTGCGGAGGACGAAGAATATGTTTCTGCTCATCGATAATTACGACTCCTTTACCTACAATCTTGTGCAGGCTTTTTACGCCTTGGGCCACAAGCCCGTGGTGCTGCGCAACGATGACCCCGCCGTGCTGGACATGGCGGTGAATCCAGAACTTTCCATGGTCTGCATTTCGCCAGGGCCGGGGCATCCCGCCGATGCGGGGCTTTGCCCGGAGTTCCTCAAACGCCTCAGCCCGCGCATTCCCGTGCTGGGCGTGTGCCTTGGGCATCAGCTTTTGGGGCTGCATGCCGGGGCCAAGGTTGAGGTCGGCCCGTGCATCATGCACGGCAAACAGTCTGAAATCGTGCACGACGGCACTGGCATGTTTTTGGGCCTGCCCAACCCCATGCGCGTGGGCCGCTACCACTCCCTTGTGGTGCGCGCCGATGAGGACGCGGAAAATCCCCGCTTTACGGTCACTGCCCGCGCTCCCGAAGGTGAAGTTATGGCCCTGCGCTACAATGACCGCCCGTGGGTTGGCGTGCAGTTCCACCCCGAGTCCGTGCTTACGCCGGACGGCCTGCGTCTGCTGGGCAACTTCCCGCAGAGCATCCTTGGCACAGGTGCGGAAACCTCCGACTTCTCCGGTATTCTGGAGCGTCTGGCCCGCCGGGAAGACCTCTCCGCCGAAATGGCGGCGGCGGGTTTTGCGGCCCTCATGGACGGCAAGATGACCCCGGCGCAGGCGGGCGGCTTCCTCATGGGGCTGCGCATGAAGGGCGAGAGCGCCCTTGAACTGGCTCACGCCACACGCGCCGCACTGGCCCGCGCCGTGCGCGTGGACGGCATTTCGGGAACAACCATTGATGTGGTGGGCACCGGCGGGGATGGACGTCATTCCTTCAACTGTTCCACGGCTTCATCTCTGACGCTGGCAGGTATGGGCTACAGGGTGGTCAAGCACGGCAACCGGGCGGTTTCGTCCAAGTGCGGCAGCGCGGAT contains the following coding sequences:
- a CDS encoding glutamine synthetase III gives rise to the protein MSSKSARQSAIEAITTYKPEAAPLNFVDTKPTDIFGCNVFNDRIMRERLPKSVYKALRKTIEFGERMDPAIADTVAAVMKDWAIEKGATHFTHIFYPLTGQTAEKHDSFLMPDGSGGVIAEFSGSMLIRGEPDASSFPSGGLRSTFEARGYTAWDVTSPAYIMENPNGTFLCIPTMFLSWTGVALDKKTPMLRSGQALNREAHRVLALFGEDTPLPIVSYAGLEQEYFCIDHNFNFARPDLQIAGRSLFGARPAKGQEFSDQYFGVIPQRVLSYMMEVERELYKLGVPVRTRHNEVAPSQYEIAPLFEVSNLAVDHNHIIMAKLRNVAKRYGLKCLLHEKPFAGVNGSGKHLNYSIGNAELGTLFDPGETPHANAKFLVFCAAMIRAVHKFGGLLRATVASASNDHRLGANEAPPAIMSIFLGDQLTEVFEAFRAGRVENAAGGRTGRALNLGVDTLPPLPADPGDRNRTSPVAFTGNRFEFRALGSSQSAAGSITALNTMMADSLGFAADWLEKELAQGKTFNQALESFISHVIDEHSAVIFNGDGYSEVWHKEAERRGLPNLRTTPEALAELTKPEVVSLYEKAGVLNKAELKARQEIYLEQYCKTVRTEANLVIRMAHTIIYPAGMRYQGELAAAAANMRAIGKDPKTVTLAEITSNLRLMQDACGQLEEVLAKADSLGYGFEAALSYREYVLPRMLEVRRYADMLEVRVADDLWALPNYQEILFGK
- a CDS encoding DUF2156 domain-containing protein, encoding MSKTFTPVSLDGRQQYYELWGRTPQRSLDYTLANLWGWQDYYGLEWCFEDNLCWIRQTRPYAVCWAPVGDWNTVSWKDLLPCGFNPEAHNITRVPEKLLEIWQRELPGLVDAEEDRGQWEYLYKQEELAELPGNRFHKKKNHLNSYVKTYGQPDYHTLDDAMVEDVLAVQDDWCQWHECEESPSLRAENEAINRVLSHWNCFTGLVGGSLYVDGKMVAFSVGENLDGANLGVHYEKGLNGFKGVYQTINCLFSRNAGAGFTYINRAQDLDEEGLRQAKMTYLPADFLRKYKVRIRKS
- a CDS encoding peptidylprolyl isomerase, producing the protein MPIKKGDTVRAHYTGTLDDGTVFDSSREREPLEFVMGKGMLIPGFESAVDGREAGETVTVTVAPDDAYGEADPELVFTVPRAQVPDHIPLNVGVPLQLSNEQGQMDVTITEVGSDEITLDANHPLAGKTLTFEIEIVSVN
- the trpD gene encoding anthranilate phosphoribosyltransferase; its protein translation is MFLLIDNYDSFTYNLVQAFYALGHKPVVLRNDDPAVLDMAVNPELSMVCISPGPGHPADAGLCPEFLKRLSPRIPVLGVCLGHQLLGLHAGAKVEVGPCIMHGKQSEIVHDGTGMFLGLPNPMRVGRYHSLVVRADEDAENPRFTVTARAPEGEVMALRYNDRPWVGVQFHPESVLTPDGLRLLGNFPQSILGTGAETSDFSGILERLARREDLSAEMAAAGFAALMDGKMTPAQAGGFLMGLRMKGESALELAHATRAALARAVRVDGISGTTIDVVGTGGDGRHSFNCSTASSLTLAGMGYRVVKHGNRAVSSKCGSADALEALGITLEKDPASVAEMVKKRNFAFIFAPYFHPSFANIGPVRKEMGVRTLFNILGPMINPARPSHLLMGVARPELVELVAETLMQSPLHRAAVVCGSGNYDEVTPIGPTKMALLHNGKVTPMMLDPQEFGIASCTVEDLAVSGKEEAVAVLKDILNGQGPRAMMDMVVLNVGLAIYLLEEKMDMALCMARAREAVSAGVGRKVLNAA
- a CDS encoding anthranilate synthase component I family protein, with amino-acid sequence MKDNGDAQHMLTLQQTARWLPADMDTPISLFMGMVGAGNGILLESAEVDGRWGRYSILACDAALFISCRDGKLALDIRNGSLTPLARFEGKPFVDGLRALMAALTIDGPVNITNLPPITRALYGYLGFGMAGLFNPKLAPVMPQSEADCLLMLPSTVLVFDHLYNRLCQVSLGEHRALQSSRESLEARATGQAGAVRINPDNVCAEPGEEGYKDYVRRIKEMLRQGEAIQVVPSVRFSTPFEGNPFELYRRMRRFNASPYMFYMRFPELTLFGSSPEVMVRCTAGHLQLSPIAGTRKRGADDLEDAALAAELRDDPKERAEHVMLVDLGRNDLGRVAQPGSVNLERYMEVERYSHVMHLTSRVSARLEEGLDALDVLAATFPAGTVSGAPKVRAMEIIREVEGRARGPYAGCIGWLGLDKDSVNLDTGITIRSMWMRDGKLFWQAGGGIVHDSDPDLEWKEVCNKSAIMRLALRAEDEEYVSAHR
- the lysA gene encoding diaminopimelate decarboxylase translates to MSDIRSTCTDECNFYGRHTPRELAETFGTPLYVYNENVLRQRCRDLMGLSKHPGFGVNYSVKANATPALLRIVREEGLVVDAMSPGELYMDELAGFTPAEILYISNNNSEAELKNAVSRGLLISVDSLSQLDTLGRINKGGKVMVRFNPGIGAGHHAKVITAGKDTKFGVTPDKLDEVFALLEKHDLTLAGINQHIGSLFMEPDGYLDAAEVLLHLADRLPSSMLAKLEVIDFGGGFGIPYHKYEGQARLSMTDLGSRLHALIAGWSEKSGYKGRFLVEPGRYVAAECCVLLGTVFAVKNNGDKRYVGTNLGFNVLVRPAMYDSFHDVEIYGADPQTRKNMVQTIVGNICESGDILAKERELPVMCEGDVLGVLDAGAYGFTMGSNYNQRRRPAEVLIQSDGTAKLIRRRETLEDLARCLMD
- a CDS encoding MATE family efflux transporter — its product is MTQLRGASAQQARPAPDLSTSPRAVWRLTWPQMLMMYLMFFMGFVAVWVAGQISADVQAALGMVNQCSILLMVVAMAVSSGATAAVSQSLGALKVMRAQRYIGTTVIGCMGLGLLVALGAALFSDGILRMLMVPDSIMPQAREMWAASMLGLPAQYLYASTGVMFRATRQVLPPLWVASGVCLCNLLACLGLGLGWFGLPNMGYMGLIWANVGAQYLGAVCNCVLLAHSGYLNRKSLPSLRWLRAGLPYLLKVALPAGAAQIVWQSGYMMLFVLVASLPSDSVNALAGLNAGLRVEALLFLPGMAFNMSVAVLVGNSLGAGKSAEARRVALNMVTLAAVAMSFMAALLWPFRQEVAHLLSQEPGTQAQIVSYLTYNLLSTPFSIASTVMGGVMTGAGATKYNLMIFGGSFWLVRLPLGWLLGHMLWGTASGVFVAMLVSQILQTSIMLYVVLFSDWTRFAMSRCRQPQTP